A window of the Falco biarmicus isolate bFalBia1 chromosome 10, bFalBia1.pri, whole genome shotgun sequence genome harbors these coding sequences:
- the OSBP gene encoding oxysterol-binding protein 1 — translation MAELRAAAAGPGPAALPGPMALPVGPGTAPALPSPAAAGGGAGPGAGPAAAAAAAAGGGGGGGGGGAGAGGAGAGSAREGWLFKWTNYIKGYQRRWFVLSNGLLSYYRSKAEMRHTCRGTINLATANITVEDSCNFIISNGGAQTYHLKASSEVERQRWVTALELAKAKAVKMLEESDDSGDESVSQTDKTELQSTLRTLSSKVEDLSTCNDLIAKHGTALQRSLSELETLRLPAESTEKIKQVNERATLFRITSNAMINACRDFLMLAQTHSKKWQKSLQHERDQRIRLEETLEQLAKQHNHLERAFRGATVLPAGASGTGGSAKDPCCPAKGDLSDEDDDNEFFDAPEIITMPESMGHKRTGSNISGTSSDISLDEQYKHQVEDTKKEKRTRIPYKPNYSLNLWSIMKNCIGKELSKIPMPVNFNEPLSMLQRLTEDLEYHELLDRAAKCESSLEQLCYVAAFTVSSYSTTVFRTSKPFNPLLGETFELDRLEENGYRSLCEQVSHHPPAAAHHADSKHGWTLRQEIKITSKFRGKYLSIMPLGTIHCIFHSSGNHYTWKKVTTTVHNIIVGKLWIDQSGEIEIVNHKTGDKCNLKFVPYSYFSRDVARKVTGEVTDPTGKVHFVLLGTWDEKMDCYKVMLGAGENGAEGRQRAHEAEDSRVLLWKRNPLPKYAENMYYFSELALTLNAPESGTAPTDSRWRPDQRLMENGRWDEANAEKQRLEEKQRISRKRREAEASRATEDGPPHDPYKPLWFERKKDPVTQELAHVYKGGYWESKEKQDWSLCPDIF, via the exons aTGGCGGAGCTGCGCGCGGCGGCCGCGGGtcccggcccggcggcgctgcccggccccATGGCACTGCCAGTGGGGCCTGGCACGGCCCCTGCCTTGCCCTcaccggcggcggcgggcggcggggcgggcccgggggcgggcccggcggcagcagcggcggcggcggcagggggcggcggcggcggtggcggcggtggcgccggggcgggcggcgctggGGCCGGTTCGGCCCGCGAGGGCTGGCTCTTCAAGTGGACCAACTACATCAAGGGCTACCAGCGCCGCTGGTTCGTGCTCAGCAACGGCCTCCTCAGCTATTACCG CTCCAAGGCGGAGATGCGGCACACCTGCCGCGGCACCATCAACCTGGCCACGGCCAACATCACCGTGGAGGACTCCTGCAACTTCATCATCTCCAATGGCGGGGCCCAGACCTACCACCTGAAGGCCAGCTCGGAGGTGGAGCGGCAGCGCTGGGTCACTGCGCTGGAGCTGGCCAAGGCCAAAGCTGTCAAGATGCTGGAGGAGTCAG ATGACTCCGGCGACGAGTCGGTGTCACAGACGGACAAGACGGAGCTGCAGAGTACACTGCGCACCCTGTCCAGCAAGGTGGAGGATCTGAGTACCTGCAACGACCTGATCGCCAAGCATGGCACGGCCCTGCAGCGCTCCCTTAGCGAGCTGGAGACCCTCCGGCTGCCAGCCGAGAGCACTGAGAAGATTAAGCAGGTGAACGAGCGAGCCACCCTCTTCCGCATCACCTCCAATGCCATGATCAAC GCCTGCCGAGATTTTTTGATGCTGGCCCAGACCCACAGCAAGAAGTGGCAGAAATCGCTGCAGCATGAACGGGACCAGCGTATCCGACTGGAGGAGACACTGGAGCAGCTGGCCAAGCAGCACAACCACCTGGAGAGGGCCTTCCGTGGTGCCACCGTCCTGCCTGCTGGTGCATCTGGCACCGGTGGCTCTGCCAAAG ATCCATGCTGTCCTGCGAAAGGAGACTTGAGTGATGAGGATGATGACAACGAGTTCTTTGATGCCCCAGAGATCATCACCATGCCAGAGAGCATGGGCCACAA gCGCACCGGCAGCAACATCAGCGGCACCAGCAGTGACATCAGCCTGGACGAGCAG TACAAGCACCAGGTAGAGGACACCAAGAAGGAGAAGAGAACCCGCATCCCCTACAAACCCAACTACAGCCTCAACCTCTGGAGCATCATGAAAAACTGCATCGGGAAGGAGTTGTCCAAGATCCCTATGCCT gtGAACTTCAACGAGCCCCTGTCTATGCTCCAGCGCCTGACAGAGGATCTGGAGTACCACGAGCTGCTCGACCGGGCAGCCAAGTGTGAGAGCTCGCTGGAGCAACTGTGCTACGTGGCCGCCTTTACCGTCTCATCCTACTCCACCACCGTCTTCCGCACCAGCAAACCCTTCAACCCCCTCCTTGGGGAGACCTTTGAGCTGGATCGCCTGGAGGAGAATGGCTACCGCTCCCTCTGCGAGCAG GTGAGCCACCACCCgccagctgctgcccaccaTGCTGACTCCAAGCACGGTTGGACGCTTCGCCAGGAAATCAAAATCACCAGCAAATTTCGGGGCAAATACCTCTCCATCATGCCTCTGG GTACCATCCACTGCATCTTCCACTCTTCCGGCAACCACTACACATGGAAAAAAGTCACCACCACCGTGCACAACATCATCGTGGGCAAGCTCTGGATAGACCAG TCGGGTGAAATAGAGATCGTCAATCACAAGACGGGTGACAAGTGCAACCTCAAGTTCGTTCCTTACAGCTACTTCTCACGGGATGTGGCGAGGAAG GTCACTGGGGAGGTGACAGACCCCACGGGGAAGGTTCATTTTGTCCTGCTGGGCACCTGGGATGAGAAGATGGACTGCTACAAGGTgatgctgggtgctggggaaaACGGAGCCGAGGGGCGGCAGAGGGCCCATGAAGCCGAGGACAGCCGGGTGCTGCTGTGGAAGAGGAACCCGCTCCC GAAGTACGCGGAGAACATGTACTACTTCTCGGAGCTGGCACTGACGCTTAATGCCCCGGAGAGCGGCACGGCACCCACCGACAGCCGCTGGCGCCCCGACCAGCGCCTGATGGAGAACGGCCGCTGGGACGAGGCCAATGCTGAGAAGCAGCggctggaggagaagcagcgCATCTCCCGCAAGAGGCGTGAGGCCGAGGCTTCCAGGGCCACCGAGGATG GCCCCCCCCACGACCCCTACAAGCCGCTGTGGTTTGAGCGCAAGAAGGACCCGGTCACCCAGGAGCTGGCGCACGTCTACAAGGGTGGCTACTGGGAGAGCAAAGAGAAGCAGGACTGGAGCTTGTGCCCGGACATTTTCTGA
- the CABP4 gene encoding calcium-binding protein 4, whose protein sequence is MSLLSAGGMGGGHGLGQRRVPLPAYPPASPPGPGPGPMPRTRGDKGTPKDTEAPDKGKGGQASEKTPKPPENGGPPGTKSPGSESRHGGHGQKNSKKGPGDPHAAANKTYSPFLNTVFGKERELSPEELDELLDAFKEFDTDQDGYISYKDLGTCMRTLGYMPTEMELIEISQHIKMKMGGRVDFEDFVQMMGPKLREETAHMVGVRELKIAFREFDVNGDGEISSAEMREAIAALLGEQLKAQEVDEILQDVDLNGDGHVDFDEFVMMLSTR, encoded by the exons ATGTCCCTCCTGAGTGCTGGGGGGATGGGAGGTGGCCATGG GCTTGGCCAGCGCAGGGTCCCGCTCCCTGCCTACCCGCCCGccagcccacccggccccggccccggccccatGCCACGCACCCGGGGGGACAAGGGGACCCCCAAGGACACAGAGGCCCCGGACAAGGGGAAAGGGGGGCAGGCAAGtgagaaaacccccaaaccccctgAGAATGGCGGCCCCCCCGGCACCAAGAGCCCTGGCTCTGAGTCCCGGCATGGTGGCCACGGGCAGAAGAACAGCAAGAAGGGCCCCGGGGACCCCCACGCTGCCGCCAACAAGACCTACTCGCCCTTCCTCAACACCGTCTTCGGCAAG GAGCGGGAGCTGTCACCGGAGGAGCTGGACG agctgctggacgCCTTCAAGGAGTTTGACACGGACCAGGATGGGTACATCAGCTACAAGGACCTGGGCACCTGCATGCGCACGCTGGGGTACATGCCCACCGAGATGGAGCTCATCGAGATCTCCCAGCACATCAAGATGAAGA TGGGCGGCCGCGTGGACTTTGAGGACTTTGTGCAGATGATGGGGCCAAAGTtgcgggaggagacagcccaCATGGTGGGCGTGAGGGAGCTCAAGATCGCCTTCCGTGAG TTCGATGTGAACGGGGACGGGGAGATCAGCAGCGCGGAGATGCGGGAGGCCATCGCAGcgctgctgggggagcagctGAAGGCGCAGGAGGTGGATGAAATCCTGCAGGACGTGGACCTCAATGGGGACGGGCACGTGGACTTCGACG AGTTCGTTATGATGCTGTCAACCCGGTAA
- the GPR152 gene encoding probable G-protein coupled receptor 152, giving the protein MELNATLFPPLLLPPPGTLTWDRQLQVACAALGLPANAFTLWLTGWRLRCRGLAAFIFSLAASDFLFLANSVLQIWSVAHRDQGPLDTPLCRLHRFLNGLGYYSGLFLLAAISLDRCLLVAAPLWYRCRRPARLPAVLCVGAWLVAGGCSVPDTALSVADELLPGLVVCRSQRGSWDVPLRWLEVVVEGLLPFCVVVACHGVALVLARCRSSRGGHPLTRFQYIVVATLSAYVVLHLPFQVTQLLHLVVSGPPDHLLYLLGLAFNLSSCLNPCLYLLLGSRTCHHLTRLPRAALARLLPATSTPVPPTALSPVPPATGTPVPPGTSISAPPSTVTTTPPTAITSVPPTAITPVPPTTLAHLPDEAPVGSPPAAP; this is encoded by the coding sequence ATGGAGCTGAACGCCACGCTGTTCCCCCCgctgctcctgccacccccCGGCACCCTGACGTgggacaggcagctgcaggtggccTGCGCggcgctggggctgcctgcCAACGCCTTCACCCTCTGGCTGACGGGCTGGCGCCTGCGCTGCCGGGGACTGGCCGCCTTCATCTTCAGCTTGGCCGCCTCCGACTTCCTCTTCCTCGCCAACTCGGTCCTGCAGATCTGGTCAGTGGCCCACCGTGACCAGGGGCCTCTGGACACCCCGCTGTGCCGCCTCCACCGATTCCTCAATGGCTTGGGCTACTACAGCGGGCTCTTCTTGCTGGCGGCCATCAGCCTGGACCGCTGCTTGCTGGTGGCCGCCCCGCTCTGGTACCGGTGCCGGCGGCCGGCCCGCTTGCCGGCGGTGCTGTGCGTGGGCGCCTGGCTGGTGGCGGGTGGCTGCAGCGTGCCCGACACAGCGCTGTCAGTGGCAGATGAGCTGCTGCCCGGGTTGGTGGTGTGCCGGAGCCAGAGGGggagctgggacgtgccgttGCGTTggctggaggtggtggtggaggggcTGCTGCCCTTCTGCGTGGTGGTGGCTTGCCATGGGGTGGCCCTGGTGCTGGCCCGGTGCCGGAGCAGCCGAGGCGGCCACCCGCTCACCCGTTTCCAGTACATCGTGGTGGCCACGCTGAGTGCCTACGTGGTGCTACATCTGCCTTTCCAGGtcacccagctgctgcacctGGTGGTCTCTGGGCCCCCTGACCACCTACTCtacctgctggggctggccttcaacctcagcagctgcctcaaCCCCTGCCTCTACCTGCTGCTCGGCTCCCGCACCTGCCATCACCTCACCCGCCTGCCACGGGCGGCCCTTGCCcgcctgctgcctgccaccagcacccctgTGCCACCCACTGCCCTCAGCCCCGTGCCACCTGCCACTGGCACCCCTGTGCCACCTGGCACCAGCATCTCTGCACCACCCTCCACCGTCACCACCACGCCACCCACTGCCATCACCTCAGTGCCACCCACTGCCATCACCCCTGTGCCACCCACCACCCTCGCCCACCTGCCGGACGAGGCACCCGTGGGgtccccaccagcagctccatga